ATTGATACAAAAGAAGAATTTTATAAAAAATTAAATAACTATGAATTCGATTTTGCCGACGTAAAAGGGCAAGAAAATATTAAAAGAGCTTTGGAAATTGCTGCTGCCGGTGGTCATAACATAATTCTTATTGGTCCTCCGGGGGCAGGAAAAACAATGCTTGCAAAACGCCTGCCTTCAATATTGCCGCCTTTGAGTATTAATGAATCGCTTGAAACTACAAAAATTCATTCTGTTGCCGGAAAAGTTGCAAAAGATATTTCTATTATCACGGTAAGACCTTTCAGAGCACCTCATCATACAATAAGTGATGTGGCTTTGGTTGGTGGAGGCAGCTTTCCTCAACCAGGCGAAATTTCATTAGCACATAACGGAGTTTTATTTCTTGATGAATTACCCGAATTTAAAAGAACAGTTCTCGAAGTGATGCGTCAGCCGCTCGAAGACAGAGTTGTAACAATATCAAGGTCGAAATTTACCGTTGAATATCCTGCGAGTTTTATGCTTGTGGCTTCGATGAATCCATGCCCTTGCGGGTTTTATAACCATCCCGAAAAAGATTGTGTTTGTGCTGCCGGCGTTGTTCAAAAATATTTAAACAGAATTTCGGGACCGCTATTAGATAGGATAGACATTCATATTGAAGTTACTCCTGTTCCTTTCCGTGAGCTTTCAAGTGTTCAGCCATCTGAAAAAAGTGAATCGGTAAGAGAAAGAGTTATTAAAGCAAGAAATATTCAGCAGGCAAGATATAAAGAAACAATAGGAATTCATTGCAACGCACAAATAACTTCAAAGCTTCTCAAAACTCATTGCCAAATCGACGATGCAGGAATGAATATTTTAAAAACGGCAATGGACAAGCTCGGTTTATCTGCAAGAGCTTACGACCGCATTTTAAAAGTTTCTCGTACAATAGCCGATTTAAGCGAAAGCGAAAATATAAAAACCGAACATCTCGCTGAAGCAATTCATTACAGGAGTTTGGATAGGGATAGTTGGGCGGGATAAAATAATTTGCTGTTAAATAATCCTCTGTTAATGGAACTGAAGCATTTTAAAAAAATTTATGTTGAAATTACTAACGTATGTAACCTTCGTTGCAGCTTTTGTTCTGCCTGTAACAGAGATCCAGGATTTATGCCGTTAACATTATTTGCTGAGGTTATAAAAAAAATACATAAGCATACCAACTATATTTGCCTGCATGTAAAGGGCGAACCTTTACTTCATCCGCAATTAATCGACATGCTCGACATATGTCACGAGTATAAACTACGTGTGGCTTTGGTTACCAATGGCATCCTTCTATCCGATAAGAGTGAGATGTTACTGTCGAAATCTGCACTACGACAAATAAATATATCATTACACTGTTATCCGGAAATACAAAATTCTGAAAATAAAAACAACTACATCAAAGAAGTAATAGCGTTTACAAAAAAAGCTGTTTTGCAATCTGACAAAACGATTTCGCTGCGATTCTGGAATGTTAAAAACGAAAATCAAAACAATTATCAAGACAATCAGACAATTCTTTATGAAATAGAAAAAGCATTTGCTCCCGGGTTAGATTTGATGCATAAAATAGAACCGCGAAAGGGTTTGAAACTGCATGAAAGATTATACATTAATTCCGATTACGAATTTTCATGGCCCAATCTTACCGACAATTATGATGAACCTAAAGGTACATGTTATGGTCTGCGTTATCAAATAGCAATTTTATACAACGGAACAGTTTCGCCATGCTGCCTCGATGCCGAAGGAATTATAAATCTCGGAAATATTAAGAATAATGAAATACAGCAGATTTTTAACTCAGACAAAGCACAAAAAATATATAATGGATTTTTAAACAATACCCGCATTGAAACACTATGCCGCAAATGCCGGTTTATTGAAAAATTTA
This sequence is a window from Bacteroidales bacterium. Protein-coding genes within it:
- a CDS encoding YifB family Mg chelatase-like AAA ATPase — its product is MLVKTYGSAIYGVNASTITVEVNVDQGINFFLVGLPDSAVKESHQRIEAALKNVGYKIPGKKIVINMAPADIKKEGSAYDLTIATGILAASEYISAEKIGDYIIMGEISLDGGLQPIKGALPIAIEAKKAGFKGFILPEQNVKEAAIVDGLEVYGVKNIIEVIDFFNNKISLEPTYIDTKEEFYKKLNNYEFDFADVKGQENIKRALEIAAAGGHNIILIGPPGAGKTMLAKRLPSILPPLSINESLETTKIHSVAGKVAKDISIITVRPFRAPHHTISDVALVGGGSFPQPGEISLAHNGVLFLDELPEFKRTVLEVMRQPLEDRVVTISRSKFTVEYPASFMLVASMNPCPCGFYNHPEKDCVCAAGVVQKYLNRISGPLLDRIDIHIEVTPVPFRELSSVQPSEKSESVRERVIKARNIQQARYKETIGIHCNAQITSKLLKTHCQIDDAGMNILKTAMDKLGLSARAYDRILKVSRTIADLSESENIKTEHLAEAIHYRSLDRDSWAG
- a CDS encoding radical SAM/SPASM domain-containing protein, translating into MELKHFKKIYVEITNVCNLRCSFCSACNRDPGFMPLTLFAEVIKKIHKHTNYICLHVKGEPLLHPQLIDMLDICHEYKLRVALVTNGILLSDKSEMLLSKSALRQINISLHCYPEIQNSENKNNYIKEVIAFTKKAVLQSDKTISLRFWNVKNENQNNYQDNQTILYEIEKAFAPGLDLMHKIEPRKGLKLHERLYINSDYEFSWPNLTDNYDEPKGTCYGLRYQIAILYNGTVSPCCLDAEGIINLGNIKNNEIQQIFNSDKAQKIYNGFLNNTRIETLCRKCRFIEKFN